One part of the Thermodesulfovibrio sp. 3462-1 genome encodes these proteins:
- a CDS encoding NADH-quinone oxidoreductase subunit J: protein MNPAVEHAFFIYFFVSLCILSIAVIASKNIIHSAFYLLIFLFHVAAVFLFLNAEFLMVIQIIVYAGGVLALFIFAIMVMNIKEELKHKRFVKFSTAGLAAVIIFFISLYIFLSHVKSYENVLIESNTTLLGKLLFSYYLLPFEILSLVLLVALIGGIIIAKKTPVDREGR, encoded by the coding sequence ATGAATCCAGCCGTTGAGCATGCTTTTTTCATATATTTTTTTGTAAGCCTTTGTATTTTAAGTATCGCTGTAATTGCCTCTAAAAATATCATTCACAGTGCTTTTTATTTATTGATTTTTCTTTTTCATGTGGCAGCAGTATTTCTTTTCTTAAATGCTGAGTTTTTAATGGTTATTCAAATTATTGTTTATGCAGGAGGAGTTCTTGCTTTATTTATTTTTGCTATAATGGTAATGAATATCAAGGAAGAGCTAAAACATAAAAGATTTGTAAAATTTTCTACTGCTGGATTAGCTGCAGTTATCATATTTTTTATAAGTCTTTATATTTTCTTAAGCCATGTAAAATCCTATGAAAATGTTTTAATTGAGTCTAATACAACCTTACTTGGTAAACTTTTATTTTCTTATTATCTTTTGCCATTTGAAATACTTTCTTTAGTTTTACTTGTTGCTCTTATAGGTGGAATTATTATTGCAAAAAAGACTCCTGTTGATAGGGAGGGCAGATGA
- the nuoH gene encoding NADH-quinone oxidoreductase subunit NuoH, whose protein sequence is MKTLYIILVATLKTLIYFGILMLHVAYATYAERKVIGHIQLRLGPMVVGPHGLLQPIADVVKLIFKEDIIPIKVDKAIFRIAPLISLSAALSTFAVIPVNKNWVIADINVGLLYVIGIAGIGTYGIIFSGWSSNSKYAFLGSLRSAAQMISYEVALGLSLVGVILMAESFNLTEIVNKQGEYWYGMFLFPQIIGYFVFVVAMLAETNRLPFDLPEAETELVAGYFVEYSGIRFSLFYLAEYLAMFCMSALATICFWGGWTIPPVLIKALPVLGFVPGIVWFLLKVYFHIFLFLWLRGTLPRYRYDQLMAIGWKVLIPLALFNIVITSIFKYYL, encoded by the coding sequence ATGAAAACACTTTATATTATCCTGGTAGCGACTCTTAAAACATTAATTTATTTTGGAATTCTTATGCTTCATGTTGCCTATGCTACATATGCAGAGAGAAAGGTGATAGGACATATTCAATTGAGACTTGGACCAATGGTTGTTGGTCCCCATGGACTACTTCAGCCAATTGCAGATGTTGTTAAACTCATATTCAAAGAGGATATTATTCCGATAAAAGTAGATAAAGCAATTTTCAGAATAGCGCCTCTCATAAGTCTGTCTGCAGCTTTGAGCACCTTTGCTGTGATCCCTGTTAATAAAAATTGGGTTATTGCAGATATAAATGTGGGTTTACTTTATGTGATTGGTATAGCAGGGATTGGAACATATGGAATAATTTTTTCAGGATGGTCATCAAACTCAAAGTATGCTTTCTTAGGTAGTCTTCGTTCAGCAGCGCAGATGATAAGCTATGAAGTCGCTCTTGGTTTAAGTCTTGTTGGTGTTATTTTAATGGCAGAGTCCTTTAATCTGACAGAGATAGTTAATAAACAAGGTGAATACTGGTATGGAATGTTTTTATTTCCACAGATTATTGGATACTTTGTTTTTGTTGTTGCTATGCTTGCAGAAACCAACAGACTTCCCTTTGACTTACCAGAAGCAGAAACAGAACTTGTTGCAGGATATTTTGTTGAATACTCTGGAATAAGATTTTCACTATTTTATCTTGCTGAATACCTCGCAATGTTTTGTATGTCTGCCCTTGCCACAATATGCTTCTGGGGAGGATGGACAATTCCTCCAGTTTTAATAAAAGCTTTACCAGTTCTTGGATTTGTTCCGGGCATTGTGTGGTTTCTCTTGAAGGTCTATTTTCACATATTTCTGTTTTTATGGTTGAGAGGCACTTTACCAAGATACAGATATGACCAGCTAATGGCGATTGGATGGAAGGTTTTGATCCCTTTGGCTTTGTTTAACATTGTAATTACTTCAATTTTCAAGTATTATTTGTGA
- a CDS encoding NADH-quinone oxidoreductase subunit I: MKLREIINKIFLIEIFKGLFLTLRMLFSKPVTIQYPFQRRKIYPGFRGRHALVRDPFTGDGKCIGCMRCTTVCPSRCIYIKREKTENKMIVTDYVIDASRCIFCAYCVEACPVCALVLTEDFEYSDYMRKNLIFNKEQLLKNWDEFASKWPHDVYFNKFWQPPGIDPSRWPKTKREQKPIPIKRFIEIKKEESDESSR; encoded by the coding sequence ATGAAACTGAGAGAAATTATAAATAAGATTTTTCTGATTGAAATATTTAAGGGACTTTTTCTCACATTAAGGATGCTTTTCAGTAAACCTGTAACTATTCAATATCCTTTCCAGAGAAGAAAAATTTATCCTGGATTTAGAGGCAGACATGCTCTTGTGAGAGACCCATTTACAGGAGATGGAAAATGTATTGGTTGTATGAGATGCACCACAGTATGTCCATCAAGATGTATTTACATTAAAAGAGAAAAAACAGAAAATAAAATGATTGTAACAGACTATGTTATTGATGCTTCAAGATGTATATTTTGTGCCTATTGCGTTGAAGCCTGTCCAGTATGTGCTCTGGTGCTGACAGAGGATTTTGAATATTCTGACTATATGAGAAAAAACCTCATTTTTAACAAAGAACAACTCCTTAAAAATTGGGATGAATTTGCAAGTAAATGGCCCCATGATGTTTATTTTAATAAGTTCTGGCAACCTCCAGGAATAGACCCATCAAGATGGCCCAAGACTAAGAGAGAACAAAAACCTATTCCAATTAAAAGGTTTATTGAGATAAAGAAGGAGGAATCGGATGAATCCAGCCGTTGA
- a CDS encoding NADH-quinone oxidoreductase subunit M has protein sequence MHEELALKNNSNMELRKHLLISLVLIIIVGGVSLFFAIAVKNFEFPILSTLIFFPVAGAALLTIIPREREELIKFSALMISIAEFIFSIPLYISFNRTTHAMQFREEHLWIPQWGIKYSLGVDGISVLFILLSSLLTILCVTVSWKEIDKKIKEFYAALLLTHAAMIGVFMSLDIFLFYIFWEAMLIPMYLIIGVWGGPRRIYSAIKFFLYTFVGSVLMLVGILVLYFHTGTSDILTLMKIPYPYKMQLWLFWAFFAAFAVKVPMWPVHTWLPDAHTEAPTAGSVILAGILIKMGAYGFLRFNLPMFPEATLAMKPFMMILSVIAIIYGALICLVQKDLKRLIAYSSVSHMGFVTLGIFALNQQGIQGGILQMLNHGIVTGALFLCVGIVYQRTHTRQIAHYGGVATVMPAYSAFFMAFTLASIGLPGTNGFIGEFLILLGAFKAWKLMCVFAATALIIGAAYMLWLYQRVFFEKTNPEFLHHIQGYGDLNAREIITLFPLLVAVLWIGFYPNALLSFMDQSVKELINHVIQAGAIK, from the coding sequence ATGCATGAAGAATTAGCCCTTAAAAATAACAGTAATATGGAACTAAGAAAACATCTTTTAATCTCTCTTGTGCTTATTATAATTGTTGGTGGAGTTAGTTTATTTTTTGCAATTGCGGTTAAAAATTTTGAGTTTCCAATACTTTCAACTCTTATATTCTTTCCTGTTGCTGGTGCAGCTCTGCTCACTATAATTCCAAGAGAAAGAGAAGAACTTATAAAGTTTTCAGCACTTATGATTTCAATTGCTGAGTTTATTTTTAGCATTCCTTTGTATATCTCATTTAACAGAACCACTCATGCGATGCAATTCAGAGAGGAGCATTTATGGATTCCTCAATGGGGAATCAAGTATTCTCTGGGAGTTGATGGAATCAGTGTTTTATTTATTCTTCTCAGCAGTCTTCTTACAATTCTCTGTGTAACAGTTTCCTGGAAAGAAATTGATAAAAAAATAAAGGAGTTTTATGCTGCTTTACTTCTTACTCATGCAGCCATGATTGGTGTTTTCATGAGTCTTGATATTTTCCTTTTTTATATTTTCTGGGAAGCAATGCTTATTCCAATGTATTTGATTATTGGAGTATGGGGTGGTCCAAGAAGAATTTACTCAGCAATAAAGTTCTTTTTGTATACCTTTGTTGGAAGTGTACTTATGCTTGTTGGAATTCTTGTTTTATATTTCCATACTGGAACTTCAGATATTCTTACATTAATGAAAATACCGTATCCTTATAAGATGCAGCTTTGGCTGTTCTGGGCTTTTTTTGCAGCCTTTGCAGTAAAAGTTCCAATGTGGCCAGTGCATACATGGCTACCGGATGCCCATACAGAAGCACCTACTGCAGGAAGCGTGATCCTTGCTGGAATTCTTATTAAAATGGGAGCATACGGTTTTTTAAGATTTAATCTTCCAATGTTTCCAGAAGCTACACTGGCAATGAAGCCTTTTATGATGATTCTTTCAGTTATTGCAATAATATACGGTGCTTTAATATGTCTTGTCCAAAAAGATTTAAAACGACTTATTGCTTACAGTTCTGTAAGTCACATGGGATTTGTAACACTTGGAATTTTTGCTCTCAATCAGCAAGGAATTCAAGGTGGAATCCTTCAGATGCTCAATCATGGAATTGTTACAGGAGCTTTGTTTTTATGCGTAGGAATTGTTTATCAAAGAACCCATACGCGTCAGATAGCTCATTATGGAGGAGTTGCCACAGTAATGCCTGCTTATTCAGCATTTTTTATGGCCTTTACTCTTGCTTCAATTGGACTTCCAGGAACAAATGGATTTATTGGTGAATTTTTGATCCTTCTTGGAGCATTTAAAGCATGGAAATTAATGTGTGTTTTTGCAGCAACTGCATTAATAATAGGTGCAGCTTATATGCTCTGGCTTTACCAGAGAGTTTTCTTTGAAAAAACAAATCCAGAGTTTCTCCATCACATCCAGGGCTATGGAGATTTAAATGCAAGAGAAATAATCACACTTTTTCCCCTTCTGGTAGCAGTGTTATGGATAGGGTTCTATCCAAATGCTTTGTTAAGCTTTATGGATCAATCAGTTAAAGAACTTATTAATCATGTAATTCAAGCGGGGGCGATAAAATGA
- the nuoK gene encoding NADH-quinone oxidoreductase subunit NuoK — MTPLSWYLILSATVFSIGLIGFIIRRDLIVMLMCLEIMFNAVNIAFASFSYYNANLTGQIFVLFSIAIAACEAVIGLAIVLAVVRNTGINHSDEINKMRG; from the coding sequence ATGACGCCTCTTAGCTGGTATTTAATTCTGAGTGCTACGGTTTTCAGTATAGGTTTGATAGGTTTTATCATAAGGAGAGACTTGATTGTAATGCTTATGTGCCTTGAAATTATGTTTAATGCCGTAAATATTGCTTTTGCCTCATTCAGTTATTATAATGCAAATCTTACAGGTCAAATTTTTGTTTTATTTTCAATAGCTATTGCTGCATGTGAGGCTGTTATTGGCCTTGCTATTGTTCTTGCTGTTGTGAGAAATACAGGAATAAATCATTCTGATGAAATTAATAAAATGAGAGGTTAA
- a CDS encoding universal stress protein, which produces MKGYRKLLIAVNGSNDVLKYGIKLAKDEGCWVTILKIIPPYDGDLHLTGIKNVADIINSNIKIFFNEVKDIAESERALVKIKVQEGDIEEKILEAAVEENVDLIILQAEKTNPIKKLFGKDLITKIINQAPCPVLVVR; this is translated from the coding sequence ATGAAAGGTTACAGAAAATTATTAATTGCAGTAAATGGTTCAAATGATGTTTTAAAATACGGAATAAAACTGGCAAAAGACGAAGGATGCTGGGTAACTATTTTAAAAATAATTCCACCTTATGATGGAGATTTACATTTAACAGGAATTAAAAATGTTGCTGATATAATAAATAGCAATATAAAGATTTTTTTTAATGAAGTAAAAGATATTGCTGAATCTGAAAGAGCTTTAGTAAAAATAAAAGTACAAGAAGGTGATATTGAGGAAAAAATTCTGGAAGCCGCAGTTGAGGAAAATGTTGATTTAATAATTTTACAGGCAGAAAAAACCAATCCAATCAAAAAGTTATTTGGTAAAGACCTGATAACTAAAATTATAAATCAAGCACCATGTCCTGTTCTCGTTGTAAGATAG
- a CDS encoding NADH-quinone oxidoreductase subunit N produces MNIPQIPLNFDALIPEIALTGFASLILLVGLLKIRNEILIWSSVIFLLFLALVVPYFEGEAFGEMFLNDFLAVYLKLIIIFGAIISLLVLASYLKEKLILLNESIALVLFSAIGMMLLVSARELISFFVSFELMSLSIYILVGIKKYDSRSNEAAVKYFMLGGLSSAIMLFGIAFLYGATNTTDFSVMIKALSNHVALAYTGLGLFLIGLCFKIALVPFHMWAPDVYEGAPTPVTAFISTLPKVAILGAFGRVLVEIFKGYYIDWSNFLIVLSIATMAVGNLFALVQKNIKRMLAYSSIAHAGYITIGLIVGTYAGFNAVVVYMLIYTFMNIGAFAMVEAFNEENIENYKGLHKFHPALALAMLIFMFSLTGVPPTAGFIVKFNIFLQAVKAGFTWLVVIAVLFTVVSAYYYLRIVMYMYMKEPVKSPAPIYSKDLEIAVVVCATGVILLGILPIFLI; encoded by the coding sequence ATGAATATACCTCAGATTCCTTTAAATTTTGATGCCTTAATTCCTGAAATTGCTCTTACAGGTTTTGCTTCATTAATTTTACTTGTTGGTTTATTAAAAATTAGAAATGAAATTTTAATATGGAGCTCTGTAATATTTTTACTGTTTCTTGCTCTGGTTGTTCCATACTTTGAAGGAGAAGCATTTGGAGAAATGTTTTTAAATGATTTCCTCGCAGTATACTTAAAGCTGATAATAATTTTTGGAGCCATAATTTCTCTGCTTGTGCTTGCTTCTTATTTAAAAGAAAAACTTATTTTGCTTAATGAAAGTATAGCCCTTGTTCTTTTTTCAGCAATTGGCATGATGCTTCTTGTATCTGCAAGAGAACTGATAAGCTTTTTCGTTTCTTTTGAACTTATGTCTCTGAGCATATATATTCTCGTTGGTATAAAAAAATATGATTCAAGGTCAAATGAAGCTGCGGTTAAATATTTCATGCTTGGCGGGCTTTCTTCAGCAATTATGCTTTTTGGAATAGCTTTTCTCTATGGAGCAACAAATACAACAGATTTTTCAGTTATGATAAAAGCTCTTTCAAATCATGTTGCTCTGGCTTATACAGGTCTTGGACTTTTCCTGATCGGACTTTGTTTTAAAATAGCACTTGTTCCATTTCATATGTGGGCACCAGATGTATATGAAGGGGCTCCAACTCCTGTTACTGCTTTTATATCAACTTTACCGAAAGTTGCTATTCTTGGTGCCTTTGGTAGAGTTTTAGTTGAAATTTTCAAAGGCTACTACATTGACTGGAGCAACTTTCTTATTGTGCTTTCAATTGCTACAATGGCAGTGGGAAATCTTTTTGCTCTTGTTCAGAAAAACATAAAAAGAATGCTTGCCTACTCCAGCATTGCCCATGCAGGTTATATAACAATTGGGTTAATTGTTGGAACATATGCAGGATTTAATGCAGTGGTTGTTTACATGCTGATTTATACATTTATGAACATTGGTGCCTTTGCGATGGTAGAAGCTTTTAATGAAGAAAATATAGAAAATTATAAAGGACTTCACAAATTTCATCCTGCCCTTGCCCTGGCAATGTTGATATTTATGTTTTCACTTACAGGAGTGCCTCCAACAGCGGGATTTATAGTAAAATTTAATATTTTTCTTCAGGCAGTAAAAGCAGGATTTACATGGCTTGTGGTGATTGCCGTTCTTTTTACAGTTGTTTCAGCTTATTACTATTTGAGAATTGTGATGTATATGTATATGAAAGAGCCCGTGAAATCACCTGCCCCAATTTATTCAAAAGACCTTGAGATAGCAGTTGTTGTCTGTGCAACAGGTGTGATATTACTTGGTATTCTGCCGATATTTTTAATATAA
- the nuoL gene encoding NADH-quinone oxidoreductase subunit L, whose translation MKEYYVLILLFPLVGFLFNIIVGRFVNSKWVSWVGTFSILGSLIISLFAISEVIHGKTIEYNLYTWILSDDLKISFGYLIDQLTAVMLFVVCFVGWLIHVYSVGYMHGDPGYARYFAYLNLFVFSMLMLVMGNNLVMLYFGWEAVGLCSYFLIGFWYEKKSAADAGKKAFIVNRIGDFGFALGIFLLFINVYALNYNEVFSKIPGLQGYTVNLLGWNIDLITLIALLLFCGAIGKSAQIPLYVWLPDAMEGPTPVSALIHAATMVTAGVFMVSRLSPLYNLSETALTVVAIIGAVTAFYSATIGVVQRDMKRIIAYSTISQIGYMFAACGVAAYGAGVFHLYTHAFFKALLFLGAGSVMHAMAGELDIYKMGGLKKKMPITYITFLIAALTISGIPGLSGFFSKDEILWYAFASAKPYGKFVWILLTITAALTAFYTFRIVFVAFHCKFRGSDEEFRHVHESPAIMTIPLIVLAIGSIIVGYFSVPHFLEPLVSEPGIAVPHAYEKIVMAISIIAGLLGIGIAWYMYILKPDVPKKLTESFKGVYNILWNKYYVDELYSFLFVKPTLWISDKFIERFTDIKIIEGIVNGIPNLIYRFGSWIRPIQTGQLQQYAIFMIAGVVVFVLIILYLGKF comes from the coding sequence ATGAAAGAATACTATGTTTTGATTCTTCTTTTTCCTCTTGTTGGATTTCTTTTTAATATTATAGTTGGCAGATTTGTAAACTCAAAATGGGTAAGCTGGGTGGGGACTTTTTCAATACTTGGGTCTTTAATTATTTCACTTTTTGCAATTTCAGAGGTAATACATGGTAAAACCATTGAATACAATTTATATACATGGATACTTTCAGATGATTTAAAAATCAGCTTTGGATATCTTATAGATCAACTTACAGCTGTAATGCTTTTTGTTGTATGTTTTGTTGGCTGGCTTATTCATGTTTACTCTGTTGGATACATGCATGGTGATCCAGGATATGCAAGATATTTTGCCTATTTAAATCTTTTTGTGTTTTCAATGCTTATGCTTGTTATGGGAAATAATCTTGTTATGCTTTACTTTGGATGGGAAGCAGTGGGATTGTGTTCATACTTTTTAATTGGTTTCTGGTATGAGAAAAAATCAGCAGCTGATGCAGGCAAAAAAGCATTTATTGTTAACAGAATAGGTGACTTTGGCTTTGCTCTTGGAATATTTCTTCTGTTTATCAATGTTTATGCTTTGAATTATAATGAAGTTTTTTCAAAAATCCCGGGGCTTCAGGGTTATACAGTGAATTTACTTGGATGGAATATTGATTTAATTACTCTTATTGCCTTACTTCTTTTCTGCGGTGCCATTGGGAAATCAGCTCAGATTCCACTGTATGTATGGCTTCCTGATGCAATGGAAGGTCCCACTCCAGTGAGTGCCCTCATTCATGCTGCCACAATGGTTACTGCTGGAGTTTTTATGGTAAGCAGACTCAGTCCTTTATACAATCTCTCTGAAACTGCTCTAACAGTTGTAGCAATTATAGGCGCTGTAACAGCCTTTTATTCAGCGACTATAGGAGTTGTTCAAAGAGATATGAAGCGTATTATTGCCTACTCAACAATTAGCCAGATTGGATACATGTTTGCTGCCTGTGGAGTTGCTGCGTATGGTGCTGGTGTCTTTCATCTTTATACCCATGCTTTCTTTAAAGCTCTGTTGTTTCTTGGAGCAGGAAGTGTAATGCATGCAATGGCTGGTGAGCTTGATATATATAAAATGGGTGGATTAAAAAAGAAAATGCCCATTACCTATATCACTTTTTTAATTGCTGCTTTAACTATTTCTGGGATTCCCGGGCTTTCTGGCTTTTTCAGTAAAGATGAAATTCTCTGGTATGCCTTTGCCTCTGCAAAACCTTACGGAAAATTTGTCTGGATTCTTTTGACAATTACAGCTGCTCTTACAGCTTTTTATACTTTTAGAATTGTTTTTGTGGCTTTTCATTGCAAATTTAGAGGTTCTGATGAGGAATTCAGACATGTTCATGAATCACCTGCAATAATGACTATTCCTCTGATAGTTCTTGCAATTGGCTCAATCATTGTTGGATACTTTTCAGTTCCTCACTTTCTTGAACCTCTGGTTAGCGAGCCAGGGATTGCAGTGCCTCATGCATATGAAAAAATCGTAATGGCAATTTCAATTATTGCAGGTTTGCTGGGAATTGGTATTGCCTGGTACATGTATATTTTAAAACCTGATGTTCCAAAAAAGCTGACAGAGTCTTTCAAAGGAGTATATAACATCCTGTGGAATAAATATTATGTTGATGAACTTTACAGCTTCCTGTTTGTAAAACCAACCTTATGGATTTCCGATAAATTCATTGAAAGATTTACAGATATAAAAATCATTGAAGGCATAGTCAATGGAATTCCGAATCTTATCTATAGATTTGGTTCATGGATAAGACCAATTCAAACAGGACAGCTTCAGCAATACGCAATATTTATGATTGCTGGAGTGGTTGTTTTTGTTTTAATAATTCTGTATCTTGGAAAATTTTAA
- a CDS encoding universal stress protein: MYSNILVAFDGSDFSKAALFEAVRWVKKHGGHIIMVHAVYFDEEEFIISPEQREQRLILGKQICYQMTQEVSEKYNIQAELIICEGDAPDVILQVAEDKKADLIIMGTYGKKGLKKLILGSTTYKVIVESPVDVIVVKKTSTSDELSYRSILVAFDESEYSKKALQRACELAKIENATISVIYVIPKYQEMMEFFSTESIKHALIEEAKKILSEAEQIALKFNVPVKKIVHEGSISEKIVQIANLMLCDLIIMGTYGWKGVDKAIMGSNVERVIINSSVPVIIVK; this comes from the coding sequence ATGTATAGCAATATTTTAGTAGCCTTTGATGGTTCAGATTTCAGCAAAGCTGCTCTGTTTGAAGCTGTCAGATGGGTAAAAAAGCATGGGGGTCACATAATAATGGTTCATGCAGTATATTTTGACGAAGAAGAATTTATTATAAGTCCTGAACAGAGGGAACAAAGATTAATACTGGGTAAACAGATCTGTTATCAGATGACACAGGAAGTATCAGAGAAATACAACATACAGGCAGAACTTATAATATGTGAAGGAGATGCTCCTGATGTAATTTTACAAGTAGCAGAAGATAAAAAAGCAGATTTAATAATTATGGGAACTTATGGTAAAAAAGGACTTAAGAAGCTTATTTTAGGTAGCACTACCTATAAAGTTATTGTGGAATCCCCAGTAGATGTAATAGTAGTAAAAAAGACTTCTACATCTGATGAATTAAGTTACAGATCAATTCTTGTTGCCTTTGACGAATCTGAATACAGTAAAAAGGCTCTTCAAAGAGCGTGTGAACTTGCAAAAATAGAGAATGCTACAATTTCTGTAATTTATGTAATTCCAAAGTATCAGGAAATGATGGAGTTTTTCAGTACCGAATCTATAAAACATGCTTTAATTGAGGAGGCAAAAAAAATTCTTTCAGAAGCTGAGCAAATTGCTTTAAAATTTAATGTTCCTGTAAAAAAGATTGTTCATGAAGGTTCAATATCGGAAAAAATCGTTCAAATAGCTAATTTAATGCTTTGCGATTTAATCATTATGGGAACATATGGATGGAAAGGTGTTGACAAGGCAATCATGGGTAGCAATGTAGAAAGAGTTATTATTAATTCATCTGTACCTGTAATAATTGTAAAATGA